In a genomic window of Cynocephalus volans isolate mCynVol1 chromosome 1, mCynVol1.pri, whole genome shotgun sequence:
- the LRRC34 gene encoding leucine-rich repeat-containing protein 34 has product MEKSQRINPFILHILQEVDEEMKKGLEKGITLTMAGNNRLILAERITGEDFRILFRILRNHPYINGLDVRYNLLSDIGAYCAARLLQKQRNLIYLNLMFNDIGPEGGELIAKALHKNTTLKYLRMTGNKIENKGGMFFAAMLQINSSLEKLDLGDCDLGMQSVIAFATVLTQNRAIKGINLNRPMLYGEQEESTVHLGHMLKENHSLVELHMCKHDIKNCGMQKLCDALYLNSSLRYLDVSCNKITRDGMVYLADVLKSNTTLEVLDLSFNRIENAGANYLSETLTSHNRSLKALSVVSNNIKGEGLVALSQSVKTNPTFSNIYIWGNKFDEATCVAYLDLIQMGHLKPDNTDVEPFVVDGHVYLAEVSNGLKRHYYWTPIYGEAYSHSSNAGFALVPVGQHL; this is encoded by the exons ATGGAAAAATCCCAGAGAATTAATCCTTTTATATTGCATATACTCCAAGAAgtagatgaagaaatgaaaaaggg ATTGGAGAAAGGAATCACATTAACCATGGCTGGTAACAATCGCCTAATACTAGCAGAAAGAATAACAGGTGAAGATTTTCGGattctttttagaattttaaggAATCACCCATATATTAATG GTTTGGATGTTAGATATAACCTCTTAAGTGATATTGGTGCATACTGTGCTGCAAGACTGCTCCAG AAACAACGTAATCTCATTTACTTAAATCTTATGTTTAATGATATTGGGCCTGAAGGTGGAGAATTGATTGCTAAAGCACTACAT aaGAATACAACTCTGAAATACCTAAGAATGACTGGAAACAAGATTGAAAATAAAGGTGGAATGTTTTTTGCTGCCATGCTGCAAATTAATTCATCATTAGAGAAATTAGATCTGGGTGACTGTGATCTG GGGATGCAAAGTGTGATAGCATTTGCTACAGTACTAACTCAAAACAGAGCAATTAAGGGAATAAACCTAAACCGACCTATGCTGTATGGTGAGCAG GAAGAGTCCACAGTCCATCTAGGCCACATGTTAAAGGAAAATCACTCTCTTGTTGAACTACACATGTGTAAGCATGATATAAAAAACTGTGGCATGCAAAAATTATGTGATGCTCTGTATCTGAACAGTAGCCTGCGCTACCTTGATGTTAGCTG CAATAAAATAACTCGTGATGGAATGGTGTACTTGGCTGATGTACTGAAAAGCAACACTACACTGGAAGTACTAGATCTTTCTTTtaacagaatagaaaatgcaGGAGCAAACTATCTCAGTGAAACTCTTACTTCACACAACAGGAGTCTTAAAGC GTTGTCAGTAGTCAGCAACAACATAAAGGGAGAAGGACTTGTTGCACTTTCACAGTCAGTGAAAACAAACCCCACATTCTCTAATATCTACATTTGGGGAAACAAATTTGATGAGGCTACTTGTGTG GCATATTTGGACTTGATTCAAATGGGTCATCTAAAACCAGACAATACAGATGTGGAGCCATTTGTGGTGGATGGACATGTGTATCTTGCAGAAGTCTCCAATGGCCTTAAAAGGCATTATTATTGGACACCAATTTACGGAGAAGCTTACAGCCACTCATCTAATGCAGGTTTTGCTCTTGTTCCAGTAGGTCAACATCTATGA